Proteins found in one Phycisphaerae bacterium genomic segment:
- a CDS encoding site-specific integrase: MTGGLKPVEKNWHYVSLEEFYKLLAACPNQGWRTFLGLCRLAGLRQGEALSLPWRDVDWETNRLSVWGNKTKRRRIVPIAPELLPILRDAFEHAPEGEALVVFGVVAQNVWRDFGVIRKRAGVPKFPRWCHTLRKNRERDWMDAGFAFHVVVEWMGHSDEVARQHYLRVDERDLSAATHSLIGTKVTQLGVSEPQEPKQPDSQPSADQGVEETAGDRIRTDDVQLGKSLLIACRKAQETQSSQ; the protein is encoded by the coding sequence ATGACCGGGGGGCTCAAGCCCGTCGAAAAAAACTGGCACTACGTCAGCCTGGAGGAGTTCTACAAGCTGCTGGCGGCTTGCCCCAACCAGGGCTGGCGGACGTTTCTGGGGCTCTGCCGGCTGGCCGGTCTCCGGCAGGGCGAGGCCTTGTCGCTCCCGTGGCGTGATGTGGACTGGGAGACTAATCGCCTGAGCGTGTGGGGGAACAAAACCAAACGCCGGCGGATCGTGCCCATCGCCCCCGAACTTCTTCCCATCCTCCGCGACGCGTTCGAGCACGCCCCGGAGGGCGAGGCGTTGGTCGTGTTCGGCGTCGTGGCCCAGAATGTCTGGCGCGACTTCGGCGTCATCCGGAAGAGGGCCGGCGTGCCGAAGTTCCCTCGCTGGTGCCACACGCTCCGGAAGAATCGTGAGCGCGATTGGATGGACGCGGGCTTCGCCTTCCACGTGGTTGTCGAGTGGATGGGTCACTCCGACGAGGTTGCCCGCCAGCACTACCTACGGGTGGACGAACGCGACCTAAGCGCCGCAACTCACAGTCTGATCGGGACGAAAGTGACGCAACTCGGGGTTTCTGAGCCTCAGGAGCCCAAGCAGCCGGATTCACAACCTTCTGCGGATCAAGGAGTTGAAGAAACAGCGGGCGATCGGATTCGAACCGACGACGTCCAGCTTGGGAAATCGCTTCTAATTGCCTGCCGAAAAGCACAGGAAACCCAGAGCTCGCAGTAG